The segment AAGTGCCTACTATTCTTAAAGACCTTGAAGTAGATCAAGAAATTTCAGTGGACAATCGAGTGTTAGCCTGCCTTCGATCAGCTTTGTAAATACCTTGCCTCGGCTTTGCTCCTAACTGTGCCTCACTATCTCTCCTGTAATTGTAAGTTTGCTCCTTATTTGGGAAGAAGTCGTTGTCCAAAAATCCATCTATTACACCAGTAGGGTGCTACAGGATGTAAAGACTAGATATCCCAAGATGGAGAAGATTGCTTATGCCTTAATGATCTCGGCATGGAGGCTTCGGCCTTACTTTCAGGTGCACTCCATCACCATGCTGACCAATCAATCCTTGAGACAAGTCTTGCAGTAGTTTGATGCCTTAGAAAGATTAATCAGGTGGGCCGTGGAGCTCGGGTAGTTCAATATTCATTACTGACCCTGACCATTCATCAAGGCCCAAGCTTTGGCGGACTTCCTTATGGAGTGTATACTTCCAAAAGAGATTGAGGCTACACCAGAATCTCCCACCTCAGCGCTTGCGGTTCTTTGGACACTAcatatcaatagatcatccaatgCTAGAGGTGCCGAGGCTTGGTTGATTCTCGCTGACCCTGACAACATTGTAGTGGAGCAAGCTATCCATTTCAGCTTCAAGATCTCAAATAATAAAGCAGAGTATGAAGTACTCTTAATCGGGCTGAGGCTCACTTGAAAGCTCAGAGTTCTGCACCTTTAGGTCTTGAGTGACTCCCAACTGGTGGTCAGCTAGGTTCAAGGAGAGTACAAGGCGAATGCACCCTTCATGAAAAAGTATCTATAGAAGGTACAAAAAATAATCTCTTCTTTCAATAAATTCAAGATTTTATAGATACGTGGATCAAAGAATGTCTTAGCAGATCTGCTATCAAAACTGATGACTTCAGAATAAAGCTAATATTCAGGGGACAGCCTATGTGGAGATCCTCGATAGACCTAGTATCGAAGAGGAGGCAACCCAAGTGATATAGGTGGACCATGAATATAGCTAGATGGACCCGTTGATCAGGTATCTATGAGATGAGTTGCTGTTGGAAGATCAGGCCAGAGCCCCAAGAATCAAGTTCATGTCCGTACAATACACGATGCTCGAGGGAAAGCTCTACAAGCGATTCTTCTCCATGCCTCTCCTTCATTGTCTCCGATTCTCCGAGATCGAGTATATCCTATGTGAGGTCCGTGAAGGCATCTGTGGCAACCATTTGGGAGGATAGGATCCTACCATATAAGGTCCTACGATAAGGATACTACTAGCTAATCATCCATGAGGATGCGACTGAGTTCGTGAAGCACTTCAATTAGTGCCAGCAATACTCGAGCATTCAGCATCTACTggcagcccctctctctctccaattAGCTCCTCTTGATCGTTCgctcagtgggggatggatatcttcAATTCTTTCTTTCAAGCCAccaggcaaaaaaaaaatttattgtggtGATTGACTCTTCGTCAAGTGAGTCAAGGTCAAGCCACTTATCTTGATTATTGAGAGGAATGCCCACAACTTTGTCCGGAAGGCTATGAGCGACTACCCAGCCTCTGCCATGTGATCTTTTACAACCATGCTAGAGGAGCTCTAGAGTCTTCTATTTGCAAGATGATAAGCAGCCAACTATCTCGTTGCTCCACTCCTCCACTCAGTGAGATCTGTAATCTTAACAAACTCTAGAACATGGGAGCCGTTATTCCTTAACAGCTAGAGCACGTCCCCACGACTGCTGCCCTCTGAAAAATAAGCGTGCATTCCCATAGACGATTGGTATCTACCTTCGTTTATAAAATTCTACTCCCCATGACCCTCTAGGTAAATGAACAATTACTTCACATGCCTTCTCTTGGAGATTGATTTCATATGAACTGAAATCCATTTCTCACAGAGCCCTATGTTCTTCTGACTTCATCTTTAAACTCCATCCTCCACACTACATCCTTTGCGCTTCCACTCTCCATTTCTTCACTCCAATCTACTACACTTCATACTTGACTCCACTACTAAACTCTTTTTAAAGCTCAGAACTTTTCTATTTACTTCCGTGAGAGATTGACTTAGGTATCGAAAAGTTGACCGTCGAAGAATCTTTCAGTGTGAGGACTTTCCTATGTTTGGTGGTTTTATAAGATCCAGCTTAAGAAATCGATCGAGGATCCGACACTGACATCTAATCTGGAGGTCTTGATTGACTGTCCtgtgcccctctctctctctctcgactcCAACTTAGCGGTTTGAAACAGCTTGACTCCCTAACGATAACAACCTCAACTTGGCAATCTAGTGTAGGAAAATAAATATTACCTTTTGATGGTATTTGTTTatcttctttttcagaaaaatagatatatgattcatcatttattttatcatctctttcatatattttttataataaatatgataatttaatatgTAATTTATTTTGTATACTAGATTATCTCTAACCAAACAGGCTCTACAGGTTTTTAGATTGATGTAGTTTAAGGTGGTGGAAAGGACGTGACACCAATAGATGCAGCAAGTTCCATAAAATTTGGAACTTGCAAGTGCATGAATCTGCATCAGACTAACCCACCTAGCGTAAGCATGAGGAATAATGAGATCAATAGCTTTTAGGACAACTAGATTAGGATGTTGACAGGTGATGTCAAATGCCATAATGTGTGTATGGAAACATCTACAATGTTTTCCTGCTGCCAACTCCACCATAACACTTCCTATCTAGCTACATTGTTTTCGAAAGCTTAAATGGTGTAACGAAGGTATGTGGAGGATGACTTCGGTGACTCCAAATGTGAAACAGGATCCAGAGTACATTTAAAGCCTGCTTGGATgttaccaacaaaaaaaaaaaaaaacctgcttGGATAGTTTTGCATCATTAGATTGAAAATCTTGCAGGATTTGAGTTTGTTGGCCTACCAGCTCGTATCTTTTAAAGGCCTGCCAGCCTAAATTTTAGCCTTTGGGTTGTTGGGCAACCTAGCCTGGATCTCAGCTTATGAGCCCGTAGGGCTgtaggaaaaagaaaagggaaaaaaaaaaaaaaacgtataTATGACGGTTTTTTGCTCTCTTCCTATGGGATTTGTGTTCAGAGAACAGTCCACTCCATAAATCTAGCAGAAAATTTAACCCAATCCTGTTGGGTTATCCAAACAGACCTTCAAAAGTATCTGCCTATTCTTATCAGCATCCTAGTTGTCATAATTTTCTTATGTTAAAATGTTGCAATAGAGTCCAATGAGATGATTTAAGAACAAAAATTTGTATATCTTGACAATACAAAGAGCTTCATCGATGTATAACCAATTTGAGGGCCATAAAGGTCACAACCGAATTGCATATGGGCTGGGCCAGGCCGAGCTGAGTGTCAGCTTTAAACCCCCAATTAATGTTGAGTGGAGTGGGATGCTTCTGAGCCATAAATCAAATCCAAATATTATTTATTGCTCTATAAAATTTTCCATTCTGCAGTACCAAATGCAAGAAACCTCAAATCCCTGTGAGTGGTTTCGATCATGTTAAGAATGTGTATGTTATTGTGTCTATAACATCCATTGGGTGCAAACATTTTTTAGCACATCAAAACAATGAGTGAAATCTGAGGTTTTTTTGCTTGTCCTTCATGGATTGCCTCAACTCAACTGTTCTGTACTACTTCTAAGCCATATTTATGTGCTGAACTTTGGCAAGTGAGATTATCCTATTTAATTAGCTTAAAGATCGGTAAGTCGGTCTCTGCGAAGTAATGCAAATAATGGATTGCGCATAATGCTGCCTTAGAATAATGCTTTGATATCTCTAGCTTAGCACTTTGGCATCATTTAGGGTATTGCAATAGGCACGTTGAAGTAATAATCAAACATTAACCGGAGACAAGAAAAGAGGCCAATGAAAGAGCTTTTGTACCAACTACAATATATAGCCAATCATCATTGGACAAATGCCAGACCAAACCAAAAAGGTGGATCATGGGTCGCCCTTGATGCAGCTGACTGCAAGGCCCAAGGCCCCCACATGCACAATCTCATTCCACACTTTCACTGAGCATTTGAGACCCGTGCATGGGGGCACTTGGATTCCTGTTCTAATGATATTGTGACTGGCCCCCTACTACATCTATGTTGTCATAGTTGTACAAAGACTCATCATTCCTAATATTGTTTCTATCAAACCTCTCATCAAACTACAAGGCTGGCATGATATGTCCATTGCCTATCCTCTCCAGAGGATTCTCAAAAGAGTGGGAGTCGGACATGAGCCAAATAGACCCTACGGTACGTTTTGCTGTTGGCTACCCACAATCACTGGTGCACCCAATTGATCCTTGAGATAATCCAATAAGAGGCCGACCACCGACCACGGGCCACCGGTCACCACCACATCCTAAGTTCCCCCAAGGACCATCCCACCCTCATTGCAACTTTGGCCACACAATCCTGGAGTTAAGTAATGTCCTCTCCCTCAAGGCACACACTTAACTGCTCCCCCTACTTGTAACCAATGGTGAAGTGACGCTTGGCCCTCCGACAGCCACTCCATTGGTGAGACACGTGGCGGCACAACATGTATCTAATCCTATGTAGGGTTCATGGCATCAAGGATGATGTTACACTGTCATGCTATTTTGTCATCCAAATGGATACTAGCAATACAAAATTACAAGATGGAGGGGGACCAAATGACAATTGAGAGTGAGCGATAGTGATAGAGATCCCCTTGGTTGAACAATTAAATGCATTGGGGGATAACTATATTCCATCAAATACAAAGTAACAGGAATTGGGGCCCCCATCTACTTGGTGCTAGAGACGTTAAGATTCATCCGGTTAGGTCAAGTTGCTGGAATGTGCATGCATGACCGGCTGGAGATTTATGGTGCAGAAAGACATCATCGTTGGGCGCCGCCACCGCTGTTGCTACtgctggtggtggtggtggtggtggtggaagCTCTCCAAAACTTGGCTGGTAAACCGTGCTTGGGGACTGGGAATGGGCCATACTCAATCTCGCTTTGGGATCCCACCACTTCCCACCTGCAAACCAAATTGAGACAAGGGAAGCAAATTATATGAGTAACGAATCCACCTTCTTTGTTTGATTTCCTAGAGCTTTAGAGCAGGCTTTGTCTTTCTCTAGATTGGAATTTTCCTCTTTATCCCATGGAATCTTCGAAGGAGAATAGGCCAAGAGCATAAATAACAGGTTTCCTTGGTCTATCAGACAAATTAGAATATATGCGTATCCAGGTCTTAGTCTTCATCTCAGACCCACCTGTATTTGGTCACCAGATGGTGGATCAAGACAAACATTTCAAGCTTGGCAAGCTCATTGCCAGGACACGCGTGAACGCCGTTTCCAAATGGCAGAAAGGTATTGGGCTTGGGGGGAGTCTGCATTCACCAAAAGAAATTAAGGACATTAGGTTGGTGGAAGCAAAGAAGCTAGAGGAACGGACACTTTGAAGAGTAGAGGAAAAATGAACGTCAAAGCTATGATTTCAGTAACATTTAAAGGTCGTAGGTTtctaccagaaaaaaaaaaaaaggtggtagGGTCCCTTGACTTGGGATTGTCTTTTGTAATTTATAACAACACCATTAGAAGTGGAAAAGACTGTTCTCAACGATCAAGCTCAGACTAGCCAGGTGAAAAGACCTGGCATTACTGAAAGTTGAGACACAGAGTGCTCTCACTTGCATGGTTTCTAGGATGACCAAATGAAACTCTTTACTTCTCGTGTTTGAGAGACATGGCTAGCATGTGCCAAATGTATTaggctaaaaattttaataaccaCTATTTAATTCAGAATAGTAGTTCACGGCAATACTAGCTACTATGATGATATAACATACAGTTGTGATGTAACAATTCTGGAAATATCTATTACGTGAAATTAATGCATATTCATATGTCATTACTGTTCATTTAAAATGATATGATAACCAATAAATACTGTTTTAAAACAGTGAATAGActatttaagatattatataataatgatataatGCCATTATACTTGTTAAAATGATATGATAACCAATAAATACTATTTTAAAACGGAGAATAGACCATTTAAGCTATTATATAATGCCGTTATACTTATTAAACCAAATATATAATGCTCAAAGTTTATAGGCTGTAATGTATGGAAATGACATGATGGAGTTTTATTGGTTCAACGACTGCCGCAAGGGTGTCATTTGAAATCATATATAGCTATAGATTCTAAAAGAAAAGACTTTATGCCATGCCATATATCAACTGAACCCAACCATCTGCTAGCCCCATACCTTGAATCTAGAAGGGTCGAACTTTTGTGGATCATGGAATAATTCAGGGTTATGGTGTATATTCCTGAATAAAGGCATCACCTTCCATCCCTTGGGAATAAGGTACCCTGCACCCCATGAGCATTTCCTCAAACAATTAGACTTTACACATCTTCATGTACAAATTAAGGTCAAAGAAATGTTCATATACTCAACAAAATCAAACAAATACAATGCATCTGCCAAGTtagatatcttcttcttcttttttaataaTCTGATGTACGTTGGCTGTCACACATGCTCACCTTTGTACTCCACATCAGCCACGGCCTCCCTAAACGTGAAGGAAATGATACTAGCCATTCTTAAACTCTCCAATATAACCTGCATCAAAGAAAGCACCATCACTTTCCATGGCCTATATCATAAGGTCATACTCACCAAAGAGAGGATTATCCATTTCCATTTCCATTTTGGTGGGGATAGATTTACGCACCCTATGAGTGAGGACCATGCTTCTCGTTTGGGTCCATGTCAAGGGTTGGCTTCCATACCCATTGGTCTCGTGTATGCGCATCTGCTCCTCCTGCATGAAAAGGATATTAAGATTAAATTAGAGTCGCTATCATGAGCTAATTACCAACTGGTTTTTAGAGAAATCTGAGGGCTCGAGGCCTCAAAATGCCCTCCTACCTTCACAGCTTCAAGAAGCTCCGGGTTGTCTTGGATGTACTTCAGGATCCAGGTGAGGACGCTGGCAGTGGTGTCCTGTGCAGCGAAGAGTACACCGATGATGTTGTCGGAGATCTGATCAGCGCTTAAATGCTCCGGTGAGTTCATGAGGCAGCCTAAAAGATCCTTCTCCACCCCTGCCTTCTTTCTCCTCTCATTCATGATCTCACTCAGTTTCTTACGTAGCCGTGTCCTCGCCTGTTTGGAGAACAATTCATAGAAAAGTGAACAGTCTGGTTATTTTAGAGTTAAAAAGAAGGAAACATACGTGAGATGGAGGCCTCTCTCTTACTTGAATTGCTTTGTGGAATAGAGTTCCTGGAATGTTGGTGGGGAAAGAATTGTAGCCCTTGTCGATGATGAAGTAGTTTCTCTTTAACTCCTGTTTGTAGCGTTCTTCCAGTCGGCCACCAAAGACTGTGAGGATACCCACATCAAAGGAGAACTACATGGTCTCACAATAGAATAAAAAGAAACCATCATGATCATAAAAAGAAGCAGTAGCCAATTACGAAACTAGATATCATGAGAGGCAAAATCTACCAACCTTCTTCATCTCATGGAACGTATTGATCACACGGCCATCCCATGGGTCGAGCATGGAGATGACGATGGCTTCGATGTCCGGGACGAGGCCGCGGAGGGTGTCCGGCGCCAGGGAACTCTGCACCAGCCTCCGCAGCCGCATGTGGTAGTCTCCCTGGTGGAAGAACAAGGCCCACGGGCCGATCATCCACTCCTTGCTGCGAGGGTACGTGGGCTTGAAGAGATGGGCTTGGGTCACCAGCACGAACCTGGCGGCCTCCGGGCTGGCCAGCATCACGCAGGGGCAGCCCAGAAGATGGGTCTTGAAGATTTCCCCGTACCTAATAACACCACCTCATTCAGTCCCATGCACTGGAAGAAGACTAAACAAGAGAGCACAATAAGGAAGGATGTGGTCATAAGGGGAAAGGAATGGATCACCTTTTCTGTTTTGTGGCAAAGAAGACGTTAGGGTCTTGGGAGTAGAGATGAAGGGTCTCTCCTATGTAAGGCCATCCCATTGAACCGGGTGGAAGTTTCACTTTTCCTTGGGTTTTTCTCCTGTGCTGCCTTCTCATCAGGAGATGGGAGACAAGGGCCAGGAGGAGGACGGTGTAGATTAGGCTATAACCCGTTTCCATCCCTATGATAAAAACCAGGATGGCTGGTGGGAGTTGGTCTGTGGGAGGAGGAGGGGGTGGGATGCGGGAATTTGGAGAAAGCATTAGTCGGTTTATatagaggaggagggagaggtGATGGGGGTTTAAAAAAATTCGCATCTTATTTTCCACGAGTCCTTAAATGCGATTTTCCAGCGAGCCGTTTGCAGCACGCGAGCATCCTATGCGAACCTTcggaaaaaaaaactatttatgaCTATTCAATAAAATAACGTCTCATTGTTctgtgattcaaaattttaaaacttgTTGAAAAGtgtgaataaaataaaatatatatttaaccaTACTTGGCCATTTCAAATACAACTtttgttagattttttttaaaaatcttatcGAATGATGTGGCGGTGTTTTATTGGATGGTCAAAAGTTATagttttaatcaataatttaaggtTGCATAACTGTATGCCCTTTTCTCTTGAAATGAATAATGGGGCCCAACAATAGTACTCATACAAAGATCCATGCCGTGTGACATAAGGATGTTGATGCCGTTCGAGGGGTTTGTGGTGTGGAGCACCCATCTTATGTTTGTACAtgtcaataattttattttggtgGGAGAACTGAAGTCCAAAGTATTTTTCAAAAACCAGTGACATGGTTTAGCGTGTGGGATGCCCA is part of the Elaeis guineensis isolate ETL-2024a chromosome 15, EG11, whole genome shotgun sequence genome and harbors:
- the LOC105058241 gene encoding abscisic acid 8'-hydroxylase 3 isoform X1 — its product is MLSPNSRIPPPPPPTDQLPPAILVFIIGMETGYSLIYTVLLLALVSHLLMRRQHRRKTQGKVKLPPGSMGWPYIGETLHLYSQDPNVFFATKQKRYGEIFKTHLLGCPCVMLASPEAARFVLVTQAHLFKPTYPRSKEWMIGPWALFFHQGDYHMRLRRLVQSSLAPDTLRGLVPDIEAIVISMLDPWDGRVINTFHEMKKFSFDVGILTVFGGRLEERYKQELKRNYFIIDKGYNSFPTNIPGTLFHKAIQARTRLRKKLSEIMNERRKKAGVEKDLLGCLMNSPEHLSADQISDNIIGVLFAAQDTTASVLTWILKYIQDNPELLEAVKEEQMRIHETNGYGSQPLTWTQTRSMVLTHRVILESLRMASIISFTFREAVADVEYKGYLIPKGWKVMPLFRNIHHNPELFHDPQKFDPSRFKTPPKPNTFLPFGNGVHACPGNELAKLEMFVLIHHLVTKYRWEVVGSQSEIEYGPFPVPKHGLPAKFWRASTTTTTTTSSSNSGGGAQR
- the LOC105058241 gene encoding abscisic acid 8'-hydroxylase 3 isoform X2, whose amino-acid sequence is MLSPNSRIPPPPPPTDQLPPAILVFIIGMETGYSLIYTVLLLALVSHLLMRRQHRRKTQGKVKLPPGSMGWPYIGETLHLYSQDPNVFFATKQKRYGEIFKTHLLGCPCVMLASPEAARFVLVTQAHLFKPTYPRSKEWMIGPWALFFHQGDYHMRLRRLVQSSLAPDTLRGLVPDIEAIVISMLDPWDGRVINTFHEMKKFSFDVGILTVFGGRLEERYKQELKRNYFIIDKGYNSFPTNIPGTLFHKAIQARTRLRKKLSEIMNERRKKAGVEKDLLGCLMNSPEHLSADQISDNIIGVLFAAQDTTASVLTWILKYIQDNPELLEAVKEEQMRIHETNGYGSQPLTWTQTRSMVLTHRVILESLRMASIISFTFREAVADVEYKGYLIPKGWKVMPLFRNIHHNPELFHDPQKFDPSRFKVGSGGIPKRD